From the Pseudomonas lalucatii genome, the window TAATGGGCGGCCAGGGCGCCGCCCAGGCTCTGGCCGAGGACGTACAGCGGCCTGTCGCGGACCGGCGGGGCGCGCTCCAGCCAGGCGAAGGCCGCCTCCAGGTCCTGGTACACCGCCGGCAGGCTCGGCGCCCCCTCGGACAGGCCGTAGCCGCGGTAGTCCAGCATCAGGACCTGGTAGCCCTGCTCCGGCAACCACCAGATGCCGCCGAGGTGGCTGGCCAGGTTGCCGCCATTGCCGTGCAGGTGCAGCACCGTGCCCCTGACCTCGACCCCGGCCTTGGCCGGTAGCCACCAGGCATGCAGACGGGTGCCGTCGGCGGCCCTCAGGTATTCGTCCTGGTAGTCCAGACGCGCCTTGGCCGGGGTGAACGGCAGGCCGCGCTCGGGATAGAACAGCAGTTCGCTGCAGCCGTGCAGGCAGAGCAGCACGGCCAGCAACCAGCAGCGCCGCCTCACTTGCCTCCGGCGCGTACTTCTTCACGCGCCTTGAAGGTCGCCTCGTACACGCGCTCGGCCAGGCGCGAGAACGGCAGGCTCTGAATCCACACGGTTCCGCTGCCCTTGAGCGTCGCCAGGAGGATGCCCTCGCCACCGAACAGCATGCTCTTCAGGCCGCCGGCCAGGGCGATGTCGTAGTCGATCCCCGCGCTGAACGCCACCAGGCAGCCGGTGTCCAGGCGCAGGGTCTCGTCGTGCAGCTCCTTGCGGATCACCGTGCCGCCGGCATGCACGAAGGCCAGGCCGTCGCCCTCGAGCTTCTGCAGGATAAAGCCCTCGCCGCCGAAGAAACCGGCGCCCAGGCGCTTGTTGAAGCTGATGCCGAGCGCCGTGCCGTGGGCCGCGCAGAGGAAGGCGTCCTTCTGGCAGATCAGCCGGCCACCCACTTCGGCCAGCTGGATCGGCACCACGGTCCCCGGATAGGGCGCGGCGAAAGCCACCCGCGCCGGCCGCGCGCCGGCGTTGGAAAAATGCGTCATGAACAGCGACTCGCCGGTGAGCAGGCGCTTGCCGGCACCCCACAGCTTGCCCAGCACCCCGCTCGCCGAACCGTCACCCATCCGCGTCTCGAAGCGCACGCCCTCGGTCATGTAATTCATTACCCCGGCCTCGGCGATCACCGTCTCGCCCGGGTCGAGGATGATTTCCACGCTCTGCGCCGCGGTGCCGAGGATTTCGTAATCGAGCGGGTGGCTGGGCATTCGAGACTCCTGCCGATGAGAGCGAGCGCCTGCCCGCAGGGTCAGGCGCGTCGAGCGCGAAACTCAGGCCGGGCGCACCCCGCCTGAACCGGGCGCCTAGAGGATATTGGCGTAGTCGGCCTCGATCCGGTCCAGGCTCAGATGGTTGAGGAAGTTGGAGAAACACATCCACGCCGACAGCGAGTTGAGGTCGCTGAATTGCGGCGGCAGGTACTTCGGCGCCACCACCAGGCCCTCGTCGACCAGCTGGCGCAGGGTGCGCATGTCCTCAAGAGTGGTCTTGCCACAGAACAGCAGCGGAATCTGCTCCAGCTTGCCCTTGCGCACGGCCAGCTGGATGTAGTTGTAGACCATGATGAAACCCTTCAAATAGGACAGGTCCTTGGTGAAGGGTAGTCCGGTCGGGGACGATCCGCGAAAGGCGCGGCTGGCATTGCTGTAGCTGTCCTCCAGGCTGAAACCCTGCTCGCGGTAGAAGCCACACACTTGGAGGAAGTCGGCGCCCTCCTCGGCCATGTGGATGGCGCGGGTGCGGTTGGTCAGCTTGCGCAGGCGGGTCGGGTAGGAGGCGAAGGCGATCACCTCCATGAGGATCGCCAGGCCCTCCTGGGTCACGGTGGACGAGGGCGGCCCCTTGGCCAGGAAGGTACAGATGGGCTGGTTCTGTCCGTTCAGCGTGGTCGCCACATGCACCAGGCCCTCGTGCACCTCCAGGGCCTTGACGTCGCGCTCGTTGAACTTGGCGTCGGTGCGGATCTTGATGTAGTCGGCGCCGGCCGCCGCGTCGGCGAGGATGCCGTCGGACTCGAACACCCGGATGGTCTCCTCCGCCTCGCCGAACACCTTGTTCAGGCGATGCTGCAGCAGATCGACCGCCTGCTTGGCGCAGAGGTTCTTCGGCTCGTCCTCGAGGTCGCCGCGACGGTCGATGTTGTTCAGGAACTCGGAGAACATCAACCCCAGGTCGGAGAGGGTCGGGTCGCCGGCGTGGAAGGCGTCGGACGCCGCGCCGTAGAGGTCCTGGGAGATCAGGCCGAAATCCTCGGTGCCGCGCGCCTCGAGCATGCGGATGACCATGCGGTACTCGCGGCACATGCGCCGCATGATCTGGCCGACCGGGTTGAACTGGCCGAGCTGACGGGTGATGTCGCGCTCGATGTTCTGGAATTCCAGCTTCTTCGCCGCGGTGTCGAACGCCAGCGGGCGCCCGGCATAGTAGTCGCGATCCACCGCCGGCAGCTGCTTGCCCTTGTGCTTGAGAAAGTCGGCGCGGATGGTGTCGTCCCACTTCACCGCATCCAGCACGCGGATCGGCGTCTGCGCCTCGACGATGCGGTCGGACAGCCCGCGCACCGTCAGTTGGTAGTCACCCAGCTCGTTGAGACTGTTCATTGATTCCTCGTTGTGGCGCCCGCTCGCCGGGAGCGGGGCGAATTACTGGCCGACGCGCTGGTAGCGCGCGACTTCGACGAAGACGTCCGAATTGGCCGGGTCGTCGAGGTAGGCGAACACCTGCTCCAGCGGGCTGGTGATCAGGGCGCCCTCGCCCTGCGGGGTCTCCACCGCCTCGCCCTCCAGCACGCCCTGCTCCAGCTCCTGGAGGATGCGGTCGACATCCAGGCTGTAGAGCAGCAGCTCGTTGCCGGTGGTCAGCTCGAACCCGGCGATGGCGAAGTTCGCCCCCATGCGCTTCGGCAGGCCGACCGAGAGGTACCAGCGGCGGCCATGGTGGGCCACGGTGAAACCGTATTGCTTGAGGCTGTCGAGGTTCTCCGGGTCGTCCACGTAGGTCTCGGCCTTGTAGACGTTGGAGCCGGCCCGGCTGATGCGCAGGAACAGCCGCTCGCCCCACTCGTTGGTGCGCGCCCACTCGCCGAGCAGCGGTATGGGCGCCGCCTCGTTGGCCGGGATCGGGTCCTTGAACGTGACCAGGCAGCCACTCAGTAGCAGGAAGGACAAGGCGACCACCATACGCCAGGCTCTCATTACGCTCTCCTTGTGAAACGCTTCGGCATCGCGCCGGTCGGCCCCAGCGGCCCTTCCTTTAAGACAAACCCCGCCGCGGCGGGGTTCGGTGCGAGGCCATGCCCCATTTATAACTTAAGCGTATAACACAGTCGCTCGCCCGGAGTCCGTGCCGGTTCGGCGAACGAGCTCAGAGCCCCAGCACCAAGTGCATATAGCGTTTAAGAATGGCCAACATGCCCTGGTTGTCCAGATGCTCGACGCCGTCGAGCAGGCCCTGGTACTCCATGCGCCGGATGATCGCGGTCAACAGCTGGGCATCCTGCTCCGGCTGGTGCGAACCGAGCACCTGGAAGAAACGGATGACGCCCTGGGAGAGGATCTGCCCGTGGGCGCGCACCAGCTCGTGCAGGCCCGGATTGAGCAATGCCTCCTGGTGGAACGCCTGCTCGGCGAGCAGGTGCTCGCGGCGATTGACCAACTGGTAGCGCACGTACTCCACCGCCAGGCGGGCGATCTCGTCGGCCAGGTGGCGGCGCGCCTCGGGGGTGCCGTCCAGATTGCCGACCAGCTCCTGCAGCACGCCCTCGGTACTGCTCCAGAACTTCGCCATATAGGCGGCGCTGCGCTCGACGAACTGGGCGAAGGTATCGGTGATCAGGTCGTCGATGTCTTTGAAGTAGTAGGTGGTGGCCGACAGGGGCACGCCCGCCTCGGCCGCCACCGCGCGGTGGCGCACGGCACGCACGCCCTCGCGCACGATGATGCGCATGGCCGCGTCGAGGATCGCCTGGCGGCGCTGTTCGCTGCCTTGCCGACTGGCCTTGCGCCCCAGGTACTGGACGCTTTCGGCGACGGCGCTGGCCACGCGGGCGGCATTTTCTGGAACGGGCACATGGGACACGACGGGCAAACCTCCTGCGCGATCGTACTGACTTCGGCTGCGCTGTTCAGTCTCTAGGATAATGCCACGCGCCGGTGACAAAAAAGCCGCCCGGAGGCGGCTTGTTTTCGTGCATCAGGCCTGCGGGCGCATGTGCGGGAAGAGGATCACGTCGCGAATCGACGGCGCATCGGTGAGCAGCATGACCAGACGGTCGATGCCGATGCCCTCGCCGGCGGTCGGCGGCATGCCGTACTCCAGGGCGCGGACGAAGTCGGCGTCGTAGTGCATGGCCTCGTCGTCGCCGGCGTCCTTGTCCGCCACCTGGGCCATGAAGCGCTCGGCCTGGTCCTCGGCATCGTTCAGCTCGGAGTAGGCGTTGGCGATCTCGCGGCCGCCGATGAACAGCTCGAAGCGGTCGGTGACGCTCGGGTCCTGGTCGTTGCGCCGGGCCAGCGGCGACACCTCGAAGGGGTACTGGGTGATGAAGGTCGGCTGCTCCAGCTTGTGCTCGACCAGCTCCTCGAAAATCATCACCTGCAGCTTGCCCAGGCCCTCGAAGCCCAGCACCTTGGCGCCGGCCGCCTTGGCGATGGCACGGGCCTTGTCGATGTCGCGCAGGTCCTGCGCGCTGATCTCGGGGTTGAACTTGAGGATGGAGTCGAACACCGACAACCGGGCGAAGGGCTCGCCGAAGTGGAACACCTTGCCCTGGTAGGGCACGTCGGTGCTGCCCAGCACCAGCAGGGCCAGCTCGCGGAACAGTTCCTCGGTCAGGTCCATGTTGTCTTCGTAGTCGGCGTAGGCCTGGTAGAACTCGAGCATGGTGAACTCGGGGTTGTGCCGGGTCGACACGCCCTCGTTGCGGAAGTTGCGGTTGATCTCGAAGACCTTCTCGAAGCCGCCGACCACCAGGCGCTTGAGGTACAGCTCCGGGGCGATGCGCAGGAACATCTGCATGTCCAGGGCGTTGTGGTGGGTCTCGAACGGCTTGGCCGCGGCGCCGCCGGGGATGCTCTGCAGCATCGGCGTCTCCACTTCGAGGAAGTCGCGCTGCATGAGGAAGTTGCGGATATGGGCGATCACCTGGGAGCGCACGCGGAAGCTGTGGCGCACCTCCTCGTTGACCATCAGGTCGACGTAGCGCTGGCGATAGCGCTGCTCGGTGTCGGTCAGGCCGTGGAACTTGTCCGGCAGCGGGCGCAGCGACTTGGTCAGCAGGCGCACCTCGGTCATTTCCACGAACAGGTCGCCCTTGCCGGAACGGGCCAGGGTGCCCTCGGCGGCGATGATGTCGCCCAGGTCCCAGTGCTTGACCGCTTCCAGGGTCTCGGCCGGCAGGGTCTTGCGGTTGACGTAGAGCTGGATGCGCCCGCTCATGTCCTGGATCACCATGAAGGCGCCGCGGTTGAGCATGATGCGCCCGGCGACCTTGACCGGAATGGCGGCCTCGGCCAGGGCCTCCTTGGAGGCGTCGACGTACTGTTTCTGCAGGTCCGCGCAGTAGCAGGTACGGCGGAAGTCATTGGGGAAGGGATTGCCCTGCTCGCGCAAGGCGGCGAGCTTTTCCTTGCGCTGGGCAATCAGCTTGTTTTCTTCCTGTTGCAGTTCGTGCTGGTCGTGGTCGAGAGGTTGGTCGCTCATGGTCTGTCGTCTATTCCTGTAACCCTAGGTTGGCGCTGAGCGCAGCGATGCCCAACATCCGGCCTCTGGGCCGGCCTGCTACGCGCATGCAGCGCCGCTCGTCGGGCCTGACGCGGCCCGACCTGCATGGCGTGAGTGTTACAGCCCCTGTTTCAGGCTGGCCTCGAGGTACTCGTCGATATCGCCGTCGAGCACGTTGACGCAATCGCTTCGCTCGATATTGGTGCGCAGATCCTTGATCCGCGACTGGTCGAGCACATAGGAGCGGATCTGGTGGCCCCAGCCGATGTCCGACTTGGAGTCTTCCAGGGCCTGGGAGGCGGCGTTGCGCTTCTGCATCTCCTGCTCGTACAACTTGGCCCGCAGCATCTTCATGGCGGTGTCCTTGTTGGCGTGCTGGGAGCGCTCGTTCTGGCAGCTGACCACGGTATTGGTCGGCACGTGGGTGATACGCACCGCCGAGTCGGTGGTGTTGACGTGCTGACCGCCGGCCCCGGAGGAGCGGTAGGTGTCGATGCGCAGATCGGCCGGGTTGATCTCGATCTCGATGTTGTCGTCGATTTCCGGGGAGACGAACACCGCGGTGAACGAGGTGTGGCGGCGGTTGCCGGAGTCGAACGGGCTCTTGCGCACCAGGCGATGCACGCCGATCTCGGTGCGCAGCCAGCCGAAGGCGTATTCGCCCTTGATATGCACTGTGGCGCCCTTGATGCCCGCCACTTCGCCGGCGGACAGCTCCATGATGGTGGCGTCGAAGCCACGCTTGTCGGCCCAGCGCAGGTACATGCGCAGCAGCATGTTGGCCCAGTCCTGGGCCTCGGTGCCGCCGGAGCCGGCCTGGATGTCCAGGTAGGCGTTGTTCGGGTCCATCTCGCCGCTGAACATGCGGCGGAATTCCAGCTTCTCGAGGATCCCGCGCAGGCGCGCGACCTCGACGGCGACGTCGTCGACGGCGCCCTGGTCGCCTTCCTCGGCGGCCATCTCCAGCAGGTCGCGGGAGTCGGCCAGGCTGCCGCCCAGGTCATCGAGGGTCTCGACGATCAGCGCCAGGGAGGCGCGCTCACGCCCCAGGTTCTGGGCGTATTCCGGGTCGTTCCAGACGTTCGGGTCTTCCAGCTCGCGGTTTACTTCGACCAGACGATCATGCTTGTGATCGTAGTCAAAGATACCCCCGAATAGTCTGGGTGCGCTCGGACAGGTCCTTGATGCTGTTAAGGATCGGGTTGATTTCCATGGCAGGCGGCACTCGCAGGTCAAACTTTCGAAAAGCCGACGAGTATACCCCAGTCGGGCGGCGCCGACAGCCCACCCCGCCCCTTTGCGCCGAGCAGGGCGATACCCGGCGACAGTTCGTCGGATTCGCCGAGGCACACGCGCCGATATTGGCTAGCATCACAGCATAATCCGATCAGTAATTGACGCCGTTTAGATGGCGCACCAGAAGAATAACCCGGTTGCAGGCTATGGATCAGCGACAGCCCAGCAGTAGTCCCGACCATGACACAAAACCGGCCGCCCAAGCTCCACGCCCCTGCCCTCCGCTATCTGCGCATCCTGCTGGCGACATTGCTGTGCGCCATTGCCGGCCCCGGTCGCGCCGAGCCGACATCCGCCCTCGGCTCGGCCATCGCCGAGGCCCGCCTGACCAGCTGGCATATCCTGATCGCCCGGGGGCGTGACGCGGACGAGCGCAGCAAGCTGGAGGCGGTCAACGATTTCATCAACAATGCCGTGGCGTTCGGCGACGATCTCGACATCTGGGGCGAGGAAGAGTACTGGGCGACGCCGCTGCAGACCCTGACCCGCGGCCGCGGCGACTGCGAAGACTTCGCCATCGGCAAGTACTTCACCCTGGTGCGCATGGGCGTGCCCAGCGACAAGCTGCGCCTGACCTTCGTCAAGGCCCTGAGCCGCAATCAGGCGCACATGGTCTTGACCTACTACCCGACCCCCAACGCCCAGCCACTGGTCCTCGACAACCTCGAGCGCGACATCAGGCCTGCCGCCGAGCGCGGCGACCTGCTGCCGGTGTACGCCTTCAACCATCACGGCATCTTCCTGGCCAAGTCGCCGCAACAGAAATCCCGTCAGTCGCCACGGATGCTCTCGCGCTGGAGCGAGCTCAACGAACGCATCGTGGCCGACGGCGCCGGCCTGCCCGGCACCCCGGCACCCCGCCTGGACGGCGGGCAGGGCTGAGGCTCATACCGGCAGCGCCGCTCAGCGCGGCGCCAGGTGCGCCACCAGCAGCTGCACGCTCTCCTGGCCGCGGTACTCGTTGACGTCGAGCTTGTAGGCCAGCTCGACCCAGCGCACCATCGGGTTGGGCCAGACCTCGCGGTCGACGTTGAAGGCGATGCCGTCCAGGGTGCGGCCGCCACACTCGGTCTTGAGCACCAGCTTCAGGTGTTTGTCGCCCACCACGCGCTGCTGGACGATCTGGAACAGGCCGTGGAACAGCGGCTCGGGGAAATGCTGGCCCCAGGGCCCGGCATGACGCAGTTCCTTGGCCAGGGGCAGGTGGAACTCCTCCACCGACAGGCAGCCATCGGACAGCAGGCGCCCGGTCAGGTCCTCCTCGCAGAGCTGGCGGCGCACCTCGGCATCGAAGGCCACGGCGAAAGCGCCGAAGTGCTCCTGCGGCAGCGACAGCCCGGCGGCCATGGCATGCCCGCCGAACTTGCTGATCAGCCCAGGGTGGCGAGCCGCCACCGCATCCAGGGCGTCGCGGATGTGCAAACCCGGCACCGAGCGCGCCGAGCCCTTGAGCACGCCCGCGCCGGCATCGGCGAAGGCGATGGCCGGGCGGTGGTAGCGCTCCTTCAGGCGCGAGGCGAGGATGCCGATCACCCCCTGATGCCAGTCCGCCTCGAACAGGCACAGGCCGAACGGCAGGCTTTCCACCGGCAGCTCCTTGAGCTGGGCCAGGGCCTCGCGCTGCATGCCCTGCTCGATGGCCTTGCGGTCCTGGTTGAGCTGGTCCAGCTGTACCGCCATGTCGCGCGCCAGCGCCTCGTCCTCGCACAGCAGGCATTCGATGCCCAGGCTCATGTCGTCCAGGCGTCCGGCGGCGTTCAGGCGCGGCCCGAGGATGAAGCCCAGGTCGGTGGAGCTGATGCGCCCAGGGTCGCGCCCGGCCACCTCGAGGATCGCCCGCAGCCCGGGCCGGGCCCGGCCGGCGCGGATGCGCGCCAGGCCCTGATGCACCAGGATGCGGTTGTTGGCATCCAGCGGCACCACGTCGGCCACGCTGCCCAGAGCCACCAGATCGAGCAGTTCGGCCAGGTTCGGCTCGGCCACGCTGGCCCGGGCGAACCAGTCCAGCTCGCGCAGCCGCGCACGCAGGGCCAGCAGCACGTAGAACATCACGCCGACCCCGGCCATGGCCTTGCTCGGAAATTCGCAACCCGGCTGATTGGGGTTGACGATGGCGTCGGCCGCCGGCAGCTCGGGGCCGGGCAGGTGGTGATCGGTGACCAGCACCTTGAGCCCGGCAGCCTTGGCCGCCGCCACGCCCTCGACGCTGGAGATGCCGTTGTCCACGGTGATCAGCAATTGCGGCTGGCGCTCGAGGGCGACGGCGACGATTTCCGGGGTCAGGCCGTAGCCGTATTCGAAGCGATTGGGCACCAGGTAATCGACCTGGGCGGCACCGAGCAGGCGCAGGCCCAGCACCCCGACCGTACTGGCGGTGGCGCCGTCGGCGTCGAAGTCGCCGACGAGCAGCAGGCGCTGGCGCCGCTCCAGGGCCTCGACCAGCAGGGCAACCGCCGCCTCGATACCCTTGAGCTGCCGGTAGGGAATCAACCGCGCCAGGCCCTTGTCCAGCTCGGCCGCCGACTGCACGCCGCGGGCGGCGTAGAGACGGGTCAGCAGCGGCGGCAGATCGCCCAGGTCGGGCAGGGTTTCAGGCAGCGGGCGGGGTTCGATACGCATCGGGGTTCCAGTATCTGTTCTATGCAAACAAACCGTGGGGCGGTAAACCGCGCTGCGATTTCCACCGGAAGCCGGTGGAGGCAAACAGCGGCAGCCACCCCACGAAAGCGATCAGCGGTCGCCGACCAGCCACTCCAGGGGGATCTCGTGCTGGCCGCGCTCGTCGGTGACGAACAGCTCGCCGTCGCTGATCATCACGCTCCAGCTCAGCGCCCGCGGCATGTCCAGGGCCAGGCTGGCGAGGGCCTCCTGGCCCACCGCGACGACGTTGATGTTCTTCAGGCTGCGTACCGGGTCGAGCGCCTTGGTCTGCCACACCCGCAGGTTGCCGTAGGCCACCAGGCTGAACTTCTCGGTGCGCCGCGAGCACCAGGTGATGCGTTCGCTGTCCGGCTGGCCGACCTCGATCCAGTGCAGCACCCGGTCGTCCAGGCTCTTCTCCCACAACGCCGGCTCATCGACATCGGACAGGCCACGACCGAAGGCCAGCTGCTCGTGATAGAACAGCGCATAGGCGATCAGCCGCGCGGCCAGGCGCTCCTCGGTTTCCGAGGGATGGCGAGCGACGGTGAAACGCAGGCTCTGGTAGACGCTGCGGTCGATATCGGTGAGGTTCAGGTCGATCTTGTAGGTGGTGGACGGCAGGGCCATTGGCGGGCTTCTTGGCTGGGCGAAAAGGCCGCAAGTCTAACCCGAAACGGCCACCGCCGGGCCGGCGCGTCAGCAACGCATCTGCCGTTCGCTACCGTCCTCGGGGTCCAGGTAATGGATGATCGCCTGGCTGGTGCTCAGCTCGACCTGCAGCCGGCAATGGTGCTGGCCGTGGCGCCAGGCCATCGCCAGGCTGCTGTCGCCGGACTGGATCAGCTCGAAGCGCCCGTCGAAGGCCGGGTGCCGGCAGCGAAAGCGCATCAGCGCCAGCAGGCGCTGCACCACCGGCCGCTGCAGCGCCTCCTGCGCCTCGGCCAGGCCGTAGTAGTGGCGATTGACGTCGCGCGCCTCGCCACTGCGTTCGGCCAGCTCGAAATCGTTGCAACCCGCCAGCAGGCCGACGTAGTAGACCTGGGGAAGGCCCGGGGCAAAAAACTGGATGGCCCGCGCGGCGATATAGGCCTCGTCGTTGCGCATCAGCGCCTCGTAGAAGGTGCAGGTCAACTGGTAGATGGCCCCGACGCTGTGCACGTTGACCGCCGAGCGGCGCATGATCGGATCGGCGCTGCGGGTCGAGACCTCGTCGACCAGGTAGCGGATCTCCGCCTCCGGCAGCACGCCCTCGACATCGGGAATGCAGATGCCGTCATGGGTATCCAGCACGGTGATCTGGTTGCGCGGGCACATGCGCAGCCACTGCTTGAGGTAGCGGCCGTTGCCGGCGAGGAAGGCATGCAGCACCAGGGGCGGCAGGGCGAAGGCATAGGGGCGCATGCCGCGCCGCGAGATGGCGTACTGGTAGCTGATGTGGTCGTGCACCTCCGGGAGCATCTCGGCGCCGTACTTGGCGCCGGTCTCGCGAAACCATTCGAGGATGCGGTAGACGTCCGGCTCGACCAGGAAGCAGCTGCTGCCGATGCGCTTGGTGGTGTAGCCGAAGGCGTCCAGGCGGAACAGCTTGACCCCGCGCGCGGCGAGGAAGGCCATGTACTCCTCCATCAACCGGTAGGTCTGCGGCGACTCGTAGTTCAGGTCGATCTGCCGCTCGGTGAAGGTGCACCAGACCCGACACTGGCTGCCATCGGCCAGCTGCACCCGGCGAAAGGGCTCCTTCTCCTTGCGGATATGGATCTTCGCCAGGTCCTCCAGGGCGATCTCGCCCAGCTTGTCGACCTGCACGAACAACTCGGCATGGGGCGATGCCTGGCCCCGGGCGAGGAAGTCGAGGAACTGCGGCGACTCGTCGGCGATATGGCTGATGATCAGGTCGACGCACAGGTCGAAGCGCGCCGAGATGCGCTCCACGTCCGCCCAGTCGCCGTAGCGCGGGTCCACCGCCATATGGGTCAAGGGCGAGAAGCCGCCGTCGGCATTGGACGGGTACAGCGGCAGGATGTGCACGCCGCCCAGGGCATCGCCCAGCCGCCCGTCGAGCAGCTGGTAGAGCTCGCCGAGGTTGCGGCCGAGGCGGTCGGGATAGGTGATCAACTGGACGGCGTTGCGCAGTGGCATGCGTACTCCCGACGGCTTGAGTGCATTGCGAGCCCATGGCCCCTGCCCCCTCGTGTAGGTGAAACCCCGCCGGTTCGTCAAGCCGGGCACCCTGGCGCAGCCGTGCCGGAGGCGGCGAGCCGGGCGCGACCGATCGAC encodes:
- a CDS encoding alpha/beta hydrolase, with amino-acid sequence MRRRCWLLAVLLCLHGCSELLFYPERGLPFTPAKARLDYQDEYLRAADGTRLHAWWLPAKAGVEVRGTVLHLHGNGGNLASHLGGIWWLPEQGYQVLMLDYRGYGLSEGAPSLPAVYQDLEAAFAWLERAPPVRDRPLYVLGQSLGGALAAHYLAERPRRRAQLSALVLDGVPASYREVARHALGTSWLTRPLRTPLSWLVPDGDSAIHVMPKLVGLPLLIFHSIDDPLVPLSNGERLYQAAPPPRVFQPTRGGHVQTFADPDWRQVMLRFMRDPRGFAGLRHLADIPDSESPQ
- a CDS encoding TIGR00266 family protein, which codes for MPSHPLDYEILGTAAQSVEIILDPGETVIAEAGVMNYMTEGVRFETRMGDGSASGVLGKLWGAGKRLLTGESLFMTHFSNAGARPARVAFAAPYPGTVVPIQLAEVGGRLICQKDAFLCAAHGTALGISFNKRLGAGFFGGEGFILQKLEGDGLAFVHAGGTVIRKELHDETLRLDTGCLVAFSAGIDYDIALAGGLKSMLFGGEGILLATLKGSGTVWIQSLPFSRLAERVYEATFKAREEVRAGGK
- a CDS encoding flavohemoglobin expression-modulating QEGLA motif protein, with the translated sequence MNSLNELGDYQLTVRGLSDRIVEAQTPIRVLDAVKWDDTIRADFLKHKGKQLPAVDRDYYAGRPLAFDTAAKKLEFQNIERDITRQLGQFNPVGQIMRRMCREYRMVIRMLEARGTEDFGLISQDLYGAASDAFHAGDPTLSDLGLMFSEFLNNIDRRGDLEDEPKNLCAKQAVDLLQHRLNKVFGEAEETIRVFESDGILADAAAGADYIKIRTDAKFNERDVKALEVHEGLVHVATTLNGQNQPICTFLAKGPPSSTVTQEGLAILMEVIAFASYPTRLRKLTNRTRAIHMAEEGADFLQVCGFYREQGFSLEDSYSNASRAFRGSSPTGLPFTKDLSYLKGFIMVYNYIQLAVRKGKLEQIPLLFCGKTTLEDMRTLRQLVDEGLVVAPKYLPPQFSDLNSLSAWMCFSNFLNHLSLDRIEADYANIL
- a CDS encoding TetR/AcrR family transcriptional regulator — encoded protein: MPVPENAARVASAVAESVQYLGRKASRQGSEQRRQAILDAAMRIIVREGVRAVRHRAVAAEAGVPLSATTYYFKDIDDLITDTFAQFVERSAAYMAKFWSSTEGVLQELVGNLDGTPEARRHLADEIARLAVEYVRYQLVNRREHLLAEQAFHQEALLNPGLHELVRAHGQILSQGVIRFFQVLGSHQPEQDAQLLTAIIRRMEYQGLLDGVEHLDNQGMLAILKRYMHLVLGL
- the lysS gene encoding lysine--tRNA ligase gives rise to the protein MSDQPLDHDQHELQQEENKLIAQRKEKLAALREQGNPFPNDFRRTCYCADLQKQYVDASKEALAEAAIPVKVAGRIMLNRGAFMVIQDMSGRIQLYVNRKTLPAETLEAVKHWDLGDIIAAEGTLARSGKGDLFVEMTEVRLLTKSLRPLPDKFHGLTDTEQRYRQRYVDLMVNEEVRHSFRVRSQVIAHIRNFLMQRDFLEVETPMLQSIPGGAAAKPFETHHNALDMQMFLRIAPELYLKRLVVGGFEKVFEINRNFRNEGVSTRHNPEFTMLEFYQAYADYEDNMDLTEELFRELALLVLGSTDVPYQGKVFHFGEPFARLSVFDSILKFNPEISAQDLRDIDKARAIAKAAGAKVLGFEGLGKLQVMIFEELVEHKLEQPTFITQYPFEVSPLARRNDQDPSVTDRFELFIGGREIANAYSELNDAEDQAERFMAQVADKDAGDDEAMHYDADFVRALEYGMPPTAGEGIGIDRLVMLLTDAPSIRDVILFPHMRPQA
- the prfB gene encoding peptide chain release factor 2 (programmed frameshift) — its product is MEINPILNSIKDLSERTQTIRGYLDYDHKHDRLVEVNRELEDPNVWNDPEYAQNLGRERASLALIVETLDDLGGSLADSRDLLEMAAEEGDQGAVDDVAVEVARLRGILEKLEFRRMFSGEMDPNNAYLDIQAGSGGTEAQDWANMLLRMYLRWADKRGFDATIMELSAGEVAGIKGATVHIKGEYAFGWLRTEIGVHRLVRKSPFDSGNRRHTSFTAVFVSPEIDDNIEIEINPADLRIDTYRSSGAGGQHVNTTDSAVRITHVPTNTVVSCQNERSQHANKDTAMKMLRAKLYEQEMQKRNAASQALEDSKSDIGWGHQIRSYVLDQSRIKDLRTNIERSDCVNVLDGDIDEYLEASLKQGL
- a CDS encoding transglutaminase-like cysteine peptidase — protein: MTQNRPPKLHAPALRYLRILLATLLCAIAGPGRAEPTSALGSAIAEARLTSWHILIARGRDADERSKLEAVNDFINNAVAFGDDLDIWGEEEYWATPLQTLTRGRGDCEDFAIGKYFTLVRMGVPSDKLRLTFVKALSRNQAHMVLTYYPTPNAQPLVLDNLERDIRPAAERGDLLPVYAFNHHGIFLAKSPQQKSRQSPRMLSRWSELNERIVADGAGLPGTPAPRLDGGQG
- the recJ gene encoding single-stranded-DNA-specific exonuclease RecJ, giving the protein MRIEPRPLPETLPDLGDLPPLLTRLYAARGVQSAAELDKGLARLIPYRQLKGIEAAVALLVEALERRQRLLLVGDFDADGATASTVGVLGLRLLGAAQVDYLVPNRFEYGYGLTPEIVAVALERQPQLLITVDNGISSVEGVAAAKAAGLKVLVTDHHLPGPELPAADAIVNPNQPGCEFPSKAMAGVGVMFYVLLALRARLRELDWFARASVAEPNLAELLDLVALGSVADVVPLDANNRILVHQGLARIRAGRARPGLRAILEVAGRDPGRISSTDLGFILGPRLNAAGRLDDMSLGIECLLCEDEALARDMAVQLDQLNQDRKAIEQGMQREALAQLKELPVESLPFGLCLFEADWHQGVIGILASRLKERYHRPAIAFADAGAGVLKGSARSVPGLHIRDALDAVAARHPGLISKFGGHAMAAGLSLPQEHFGAFAVAFDAEVRRQLCEEDLTGRLLSDGCLSVEEFHLPLAKELRHAGPWGQHFPEPLFHGLFQIVQQRVVGDKHLKLVLKTECGGRTLDGIAFNVDREVWPNPMVRWVELAYKLDVNEYRGQESVQLLVAHLAPR
- a CDS encoding YaeQ family protein, translating into MALPSTTYKIDLNLTDIDRSVYQSLRFTVARHPSETEERLAARLIAYALFYHEQLAFGRGLSDVDEPALWEKSLDDRVLHWIEVGQPDSERITWCSRRTEKFSLVAYGNLRVWQTKALDPVRSLKNINVVAVGQEALASLALDMPRALSWSVMISDGELFVTDERGQHEIPLEWLVGDR